The following nucleotide sequence is from Syntrophales bacterium.
AACGGGGTTGGCAAAACTATCGAAAGTCACCCTGGTTAAAATAGCACCTTCATTGGACATTAATCCTGAATATGTTGTTGACCAAACAAAGAACCCTTTTAACAGCAAAGGGCTGATCAAAATGTTCTTTTCTGAAAAGTTTCTCGATCCGACTTTTCAACCGATAGTTACGCTCATGTTTGCTAATTCTAAGTTAGAATTTATATCTCTTGTCGTATCCCCGCGCTTAGTTGCCGGGATTAAAAACATAATGCCGTTTCAAAGTCCGGTATATGCGGTTGCTATCAGGGATCAGGATAATAATATTTTCCTGTTGAGAAAAAAGTCTGAAACAGATTTTGTTATTGCTGACGGCGACCTGTTGTGCAGACAAATATCGTTCACGTTTCCATTCATTAAGGAAAAAGGAAGATCGTTATACTTTTCTAATATGGAGATTGATACAAATCTTTATAAAAAGATTAAGACCTGGACAGTTGAAAGGGAGGATATTGAGCCATTCTTTTCGCAATGTGAATTTATGTCTTATCTTGATCCTACACAGCAGGAATTGGCCCAACTGAGAAAGCAGAGAGATATGAACATCGAACCTTTAACGGTATTGGAACTTACAATCATGAAAGAAATACGTGTAGAAGAAATTGGCTCTGACCAAGCCTTGAAATTGATACAATCAGGGAAAACCAACATATATGAAAATAAACGAGCTTTTTAGACTTTCAAGAATATTGACAGGAGTTAAACAGTATATTCTTGCAGAATCGGTGGGAATAACACGACAAGCAATCCAACGGTTTGAGTGTGGCCGTTCCACCCTCTCCCGGCATAAGCTCCGCCAGATAGCGCCGATTTTAAATATTAATCCCGATTTTTTAGACGATCAATCTATCAATCCTTATAAAGGTCGAGGACTGATTAAGATGTTTTTTCATGAAGAAGCAGCATCACACATGATTCCTGAACCTGTCAATATACTTGTTACGTCCAATGATGAGCTTAAATTTATTTCTTTGCTGTCCAGCTTCGATATACGCACTTTAACAGTTGAAAGTCTCAGTCTTTTTGTTGATCCGATATATGCTGTTGTAGTTATGGATAAAAGTGACAATGTTTTTTTGCTCAGACGAAGAGCAAATACCAACTACATTAAACTTGACGGGAAGTTATATATGGCAGTCTGGTCAGTTGTAGAAACGCCCGGCAATGGAGAAAAGTCAAAATCAATGTATTTCGCAACCAAAAAAATCAGCCATGACTTACATAAAAAGATTAAAGAATGGTCGGTTGAAAGAACGGACATAGAACCGCTTTTCTCTGAATGTGACTTTACAAGATATACAGAACCAACCGAAGATGAGGCT
It contains:
- a CDS encoding helix-turn-helix domain-containing protein, which codes for MKINEIFRIARETRGKKQQEIASKAGIRQSSLQRFETGLAKLSKVTLVKIAPSLDINPEYVVDQTKNPFNSKGLIKMFFSEKFLDPTFQPIVTLMFANSKLEFISLVVSPRLVAGIKNIMPFQSPVYAVAIRDQDNNIFLLRKKSETDFVIADGDLLCRQISFTFPFIKEKGRSLYFSNMEIDTNLYKKIKTWTVEREDIEPFFSQCEFMSYLDPTQQELAQLRKQRDMNIEPLTVLELTIMKEIRVEEIGSDQALKLIQSGKTNIYENKRAF
- a CDS encoding helix-turn-helix transcriptional regulator, which translates into the protein MKINELFRLSRILTGVKQYILAESVGITRQAIQRFECGRSTLSRHKLRQIAPILNINPDFLDDQSINPYKGRGLIKMFFHEEAASHMIPEPVNILVTSNDELKFISLLSSFDIRTLTVESLSLFVDPIYAVVVMDKSDNVFLLRRRANTNYIKLDGKLYMAVWSVVETPGNGEKSKSMYFATKKISHDLHKKIKEWSVERTDIEPLFSECDFTRYTEPTEDEAKIIIATRDLNIGSISKIELLILKELREKRVNTDEIIGWIKTLEDKWPTLTLPVLEGRVLQQEYKR